A stretch of Panthera tigris isolate Pti1 chromosome E2, P.tigris_Pti1_mat1.1, whole genome shotgun sequence DNA encodes these proteins:
- the IRX6 gene encoding iroquois-class homeodomain protein IRX-6 isoform X2: MSFPHFGHPYGSASQFLVSTSSSATCCESAPRSVPDVASGSTPAAALCCAPYDGRLLGSARPELGAALGIYGAPYAAAAAAQSYPGYLPYSPEPPALYGALNPQYEFKEAAGNFTPGLAQAGAYYPYEPTLGQYQYDRYGAVELSGTGRRKNATRETTSTLKAWLNEHRKNPYPTKGEKIMLAIITKMTLTQVSTWFANARRRLKKENKMTWAPKSKGGEERRAESGAEESLGCLNGDAKDASASQEARGLRLSDLEDLEEEEEEEEEEAEEEEAVATATDRLAEFHKDSQAQPAPYAAAAAREARLERRECGLAARPFSFIEPPGSGEADFLRAEPGGPTLTLHYPCREKPRIWSLAHTAAASAVDGAAPPPPRPRSPECRLIPGPPPGSGGPPAAVPRDSAGEESSRAAKAFGNHPFALQGPPMNCAPCPRRREPAVRCQYPSGAEG; encoded by the exons ATGTCCTTCCCGCACTTTGGACACCCTTACGGCAGCGCTTCCCAG TTTCTGGTGTCTACAAGTTCCAGCGCCACTTGCTGCGAATCCGCCCCGCGCTCGGTCCCAGACGTGGCCTCAGGCTCCACCCCGGCGGCCGCTCTCTGCTGCGCGCCCTACGACGGTCGGCTGCTGGGCAGTGCGCGGCCCGAGCTGGGCGCGGCCTTGGGCATCTACGGAGCCCCCTACGCGGCCGCCGCAGCTGCCCAGAGCTACCCAGGCTACCTGCCCTACAGCCCAGAGCCGCCCGCGCTGTACGGGGCGCTG aATCCACAGTATGAATTTAAAGAGGCCGCAGGGAACTTTACACCTGGCCTGGCACAAGCAGGAGCCTATTACCCCTATGAGCCGACTCTGGGGCAGTACCAGTACGACCG GTATGGAGCGGTGGAGTTGAGTGGCACAGGCCGCCGGAAGAACGCCACCCGGGAGACCACCAGCACGCTCAAGGCCTGGCTGAACGAGCACCGCAAGAACCCCTACCCCACCAAGGGCGAGAAGATCATGCTGGCCATCATCACCAAGATGACCCTCACCCAGGTGTCCACCTGGTTCGCCAACGCGCGCCGGCGCCTCAAGAAGGAGAACAAGATGACTTGGGCGCCCAAGAGCAAaggcggggaggagaggagggctgaGAGTGGAGCAGAGGAGTCCCTGGGCTGCCTGAATGGTGACGCCAAAG ATGCTTCTGCAAGCCAGGAGGCCCGAGGGCTCCGGCTGAGTGACCTGGAAgacctggaggaagaggaggaggaggaagaggaggaggccgAAGAAGAGGAGGCGGTGGCCACCGCTACGGACAGGCTGGCTGAGTTCCATAAAGACTCGCAGGCGCAGCCAGCACCATACGCCGCCGCGGCGGCTCGAGAGGCCCGGCTGGAGCGCCGGGAGTGCGGCCTGGCGGCGCGCCCCTTCTCGTTCATTGAGCCCCCCGGGTCGGGAGAAGCGGATTTCCTCCGGGCGGAGCCTGGGGGCCCCACGTTGACCCTGCACTACCCGTGCCGCGAGAAACCGCGCATCTGGTCCCTGGCGCACACTGCGGCAGCCAGCGCTGTCGACGGGGCAGCGCCACCCCCTCCCAGGCCACGAAGTCCCGAGTGCCGTCTGATTCCGGGACCGCCTCCGGGCTCCGGCGGCCCACCCGCCGCCGTCCCCAGAGACTCCGCGGGCGAAGAGTCTTCCCGCGCAGCCAAAGCCTTTGGAAACCACCCGTTCGCCCTGCAGGGGCCGCCGATGAACTGTGCGCCCTGCCCGCGGCGGAGGGAGCCTGCAGTGCGGTGCCAGTACCCGTCTGGAGCAGAAG GTTAG
- the IRX6 gene encoding iroquois-class homeodomain protein IRX-6 isoform X1 — MSFPHFGHPYGSASQFLVSTSSSATCCESAPRSVPDVASGSTPAAALCCAPYDGRLLGSARPELGAALGIYGAPYAAAAAAQSYPGYLPYSPEPPALYGALNPQYEFKEAAGNFTPGLAQAGAYYPYEPTLGQYQYDRYGAVELSGTGRRKNATRETTSTLKAWLNEHRKNPYPTKGEKIMLAIITKMTLTQVSTWFANARRRLKKENKMTWAPKSKGGEERRAESGAEESLGCLNGDAKDASASQEARGLRLSDLEDLEEEEEEEEEEAEEEEAVATATDRLAEFHKDSQAQPAPYAAAAAREARLERRECGLAARPFSFIEPPGSGEADFLRAEPGGPTLTLHYPCREKPRIWSLAHTAAASAVDGAAPPPPRPRSPECRLIPGPPPGSGGPPAAVPRDSAGEESSRAAKAFGNHPFALQGPPMNCAPCPRRREPAVRCQYPSGAEAG; from the exons ATGTCCTTCCCGCACTTTGGACACCCTTACGGCAGCGCTTCCCAG TTTCTGGTGTCTACAAGTTCCAGCGCCACTTGCTGCGAATCCGCCCCGCGCTCGGTCCCAGACGTGGCCTCAGGCTCCACCCCGGCGGCCGCTCTCTGCTGCGCGCCCTACGACGGTCGGCTGCTGGGCAGTGCGCGGCCCGAGCTGGGCGCGGCCTTGGGCATCTACGGAGCCCCCTACGCGGCCGCCGCAGCTGCCCAGAGCTACCCAGGCTACCTGCCCTACAGCCCAGAGCCGCCCGCGCTGTACGGGGCGCTG aATCCACAGTATGAATTTAAAGAGGCCGCAGGGAACTTTACACCTGGCCTGGCACAAGCAGGAGCCTATTACCCCTATGAGCCGACTCTGGGGCAGTACCAGTACGACCG GTATGGAGCGGTGGAGTTGAGTGGCACAGGCCGCCGGAAGAACGCCACCCGGGAGACCACCAGCACGCTCAAGGCCTGGCTGAACGAGCACCGCAAGAACCCCTACCCCACCAAGGGCGAGAAGATCATGCTGGCCATCATCACCAAGATGACCCTCACCCAGGTGTCCACCTGGTTCGCCAACGCGCGCCGGCGCCTCAAGAAGGAGAACAAGATGACTTGGGCGCCCAAGAGCAAaggcggggaggagaggagggctgaGAGTGGAGCAGAGGAGTCCCTGGGCTGCCTGAATGGTGACGCCAAAG ATGCTTCTGCAAGCCAGGAGGCCCGAGGGCTCCGGCTGAGTGACCTGGAAgacctggaggaagaggaggaggaggaagaggaggaggccgAAGAAGAGGAGGCGGTGGCCACCGCTACGGACAGGCTGGCTGAGTTCCATAAAGACTCGCAGGCGCAGCCAGCACCATACGCCGCCGCGGCGGCTCGAGAGGCCCGGCTGGAGCGCCGGGAGTGCGGCCTGGCGGCGCGCCCCTTCTCGTTCATTGAGCCCCCCGGGTCGGGAGAAGCGGATTTCCTCCGGGCGGAGCCTGGGGGCCCCACGTTGACCCTGCACTACCCGTGCCGCGAGAAACCGCGCATCTGGTCCCTGGCGCACACTGCGGCAGCCAGCGCTGTCGACGGGGCAGCGCCACCCCCTCCCAGGCCACGAAGTCCCGAGTGCCGTCTGATTCCGGGACCGCCTCCGGGCTCCGGCGGCCCACCCGCCGCCGTCCCCAGAGACTCCGCGGGCGAAGAGTCTTCCCGCGCAGCCAAAGCCTTTGGAAACCACCCGTTCGCCCTGCAGGGGCCGCCGATGAACTGTGCGCCCTGCCCGCGGCGGAGGGAGCCTGCAGTGCGGTGCCAGTACCCGTCTGGAGCAGAAG CAGGTTAG